The Pseudomonas parafulva genome window below encodes:
- a CDS encoding zinc-dependent alcohol dehydrogenase family protein: MSRMIRFHKFGPADVLRCEEQPEPSPAAGEVQVRVQAIGLSWYDVLWRQNLAPSHARLPAGIGHEMAGVVTQVGEGVDDIAVGDRVASFPATSPNEHPVYGDVIVLPRTAITRYPEHLTPIEASVHYTPLLIAYFAYVDLARAKAGQSALVTDASHCAGPAFVQLGKALGLKVIAATKEPEQRDYLLGLGADKVIVTEEQDLLMQIGKYTDGRGVDMVLDGMGGPQMSLLGDVLAPRGSLVLYGLQGGNQTPFPACAAFQKNIQFHVHCIGNFTGKPELGIAQDQVAMQRALRDINQFTADKLLTPQIIRVFPFDDFVQAHRLMDDCPCGGRIVLDLGAAP, encoded by the coding sequence ATGTCCCGCATGATCCGGTTCCACAAGTTCGGCCCGGCCGACGTGCTGCGCTGCGAAGAGCAGCCCGAGCCGTCGCCGGCGGCCGGCGAAGTCCAGGTGCGCGTCCAGGCCATTGGCCTGAGTTGGTACGACGTGCTCTGGCGGCAGAACCTGGCGCCGTCCCACGCGCGACTGCCGGCCGGTATCGGTCATGAAATGGCCGGGGTGGTGACCCAGGTCGGCGAGGGTGTCGATGACATCGCGGTGGGCGACCGCGTCGCCAGCTTCCCGGCCACCAGCCCGAACGAGCATCCGGTGTACGGCGATGTCATCGTTTTGCCGCGCACGGCCATCACCCGCTACCCCGAACATTTGACGCCCATCGAAGCGAGCGTGCACTACACGCCGCTGCTGATCGCCTATTTCGCCTATGTCGACCTGGCACGGGCCAAGGCCGGGCAGTCGGCGCTGGTGACCGATGCCAGCCACTGCGCAGGCCCGGCTTTCGTGCAATTGGGCAAGGCCCTGGGCCTGAAGGTGATCGCGGCCACCAAGGAGCCCGAGCAGCGCGACTATCTGCTGGGCTTGGGCGCTGACAAGGTGATCGTCACCGAAGAGCAGGACTTGCTGATGCAGATCGGCAAGTACACCGATGGCCGCGGCGTGGATATGGTGCTCGACGGCATGGGCGGTCCGCAGATGTCACTGCTCGGCGATGTCCTTGCGCCGCGTGGCAGCCTGGTGCTTTATGGCCTGCAAGGCGGCAACCAGACGCCTTTCCCGGCGTGTGCGGCGTTTCAGAAGAACATCCAGTTCCATGTGCACTGCATCGGCAACTTCACCGGCAAGCCTGAGCTGGGCATTGCTCAGGATCAGGTGGCGATGCAGCGCGCGCTGCGCGATATCAACCAGTTCACTGCCGACAAACTGCTGACGCCACAGATCATCAGGGTCTTTCCCTTCGATGATTTCGTGCAGGCGCACCGCCTCATGGATGATTGCCCGTGCGGCGGACGAATCGTGCTGGACTTGGGGGCCGCCCCCTGA
- a CDS encoding LysR family transcriptional regulator has translation MNRNDLRRVDLNLLIVFETLMHERSVTRAAEKLFLGQPAISAALSRLRNLFDDPLFVRTGRSMEPSARAQEIFALLSPALDSISTAVSRAAEFDPATSTSVFRIGLSDDAEFALLPQLLKRIRAEAPGIVLVVRRVNYLLMPTLLASGEISVGVSYTADLPANAKRKVLRRSKPKLLRADSVPGALTLDDFCARPHALVSFAGDLSGFIDETLETLGRKRHVVLAVPQFNGLGTLLAGTDIIATVPDYAAETLTAAGGLRAEDMPLDVQTFELHMAWRGAQDNDPAERWLRSRIQMFFGDPDSL, from the coding sequence ATGAATCGCAACGACCTGCGCCGAGTAGACCTCAACCTGCTGATCGTGTTCGAAACGCTGATGCACGAGCGCAGCGTGACCCGCGCCGCCGAGAAATTGTTTCTCGGCCAGCCGGCGATCAGTGCGGCGCTGTCACGCCTGCGCAACCTGTTCGACGACCCGCTGTTCGTGCGTACCGGCCGCAGCATGGAGCCCTCGGCCCGCGCCCAGGAGATCTTCGCCCTGCTCTCTCCCGCGCTGGACTCGATCTCCACCGCCGTCAGCCGCGCCGCCGAGTTCGACCCCGCCACCAGCACCTCGGTGTTTCGCATCGGCCTGTCCGACGACGCCGAATTCGCCCTACTGCCGCAGTTGCTCAAGCGGATCCGCGCCGAAGCGCCGGGCATCGTCCTGGTGGTGCGCCGGGTCAACTACCTGCTGATGCCCACCCTGCTGGCCTCCGGCGAAATCTCGGTGGGCGTCAGCTACACCGCCGACCTGCCCGCCAACGCCAAGCGCAAGGTCCTGCGCCGCAGCAAGCCCAAGCTGCTGCGCGCCGACAGCGTACCCGGCGCCCTGACCCTGGACGACTTCTGCGCCCGCCCGCACGCGCTGGTGTCGTTCGCCGGCGACCTGTCCGGCTTCATCGACGAAACCCTGGAAACCCTTGGCCGCAAGCGTCATGTGGTACTGGCCGTGCCCCAGTTCAACGGCCTGGGCACCCTGCTCGCGGGCACCGACATCATCGCCACCGTGCCTGACTACGCGGCAGAGACGCTCACCGCGGCGGGCGGACTGCGAGCCGAGGACATGCCGCTGGACGTGCAGACGTTCGAGTTGCACATGGCGTGGCGTGGCGCGCAGGACAACGATCCGGCGGAGCGGTGGTTGCGGTCGCGGATACAGATGTTTTTTGGGGATCCTGACAGTCTCTAG